The following proteins come from a genomic window of Venturia canescens isolate UGA chromosome 4, ASM1945775v1, whole genome shotgun sequence:
- the LOC122409146 gene encoding polycomb group protein Pc-like isoform X1, which produces MDLGDRVYAAERITKKREKRGKIEYFVKWKGWSKKHNTWEPEENILDMRLIELYEESQKGNDVTTRRPRRRDTRYSEQVLANLVVKEEPGGDERVGEDSQDESTTGSTVAPRLNPIVPDEDTVASSLDGHESPAPPELSASAFSIDSECSNSSVDIPLLPRPEPAGTKRKAEVLSKESGKIGVTITTSSPSSASGSPPPNKIPRLLPIKGTNPPAVSPPYLNKVNGRRPSSSSSVKSTPEEPSPAVPTTPAPAQQDKKRPEADVPRGPVPSLPRVPAVAGGGGGAPVSPVTVAASGTGSSMDHMPIAAVEQQTTTATTTTTATTTTTATATVTGKKRPLEQSKLNKTSNGGLLHVTKQDPSNNSFKSTSPSDSYTNNNRLGSIPNGHHNSIIADSNDVTMAKATLGKHRNNGSSSASTPAGNNNNKGDERNAPEQDENRRENEIENEEIINERNSRDDNDLTIKNNKNDITRTDVYVPLTSPGTDYWLARNPVADQVFITDVTVNLKTVTIRECKTEKGFFRERDPKSDIY; this is translated from the exons ATGGATCTCGGCGACAGGGTTTATGCCGCTGAGcgaattacgaaaaaacgtgaaaaacga GGGAAAATCGAGTATTTCGTCAAATGGAAGGGTTGGAGCAAAAA ACACAACACATGGGAGCCAGAAGAGAATATACTGGACATGAGGCTAATAGAGCTGTACGAGGAAAGCCAAAAGGGAAACGATGTTACAACCAGGAGGCCGAGACGACGAGACACAAGATACAGT GAGCAGGTTTTGGCGAATTTGGTCGTGAAAGAAGAACCTGGTGGTGACGAGAGAGTCGGTGAGGATAGTCAAGATGAATCGACGACCGGGAGTACAGTGGCACCGCGATTAAATCCGATTGTGCCGGACGAAGACACGGTCGCTAGTTCCCTTGATGGTCACGAATCTCCAGCACCCCCGGAATTGTCAGCTTCGGCTTTCAGCATCGATTCCGAGTGTTCGAACAGCAGCGTTGATATTCCACTCCTACCAAGACCCGAGCCAGCTGGAACTAAAAGAAAAGCTGAAGTCCTCAGTAAAGAATCCGGCAAAATTGGCGTTACAATTACGACAAGTAGTCCAAGCAGCGCCAGTGGAAGTCCACCGCCCAATAAAATACCTCGTTTGCTTCCCATCAAGGGAACAAACCCTCCTGCCGTTTCACCACCTTACCTCAAC AAGGTAAACGGAAGAAGGCCCTCGTCGTCATCGAGCGTAAAATCAACGCCGGAGGAGCCATCGCCAGCGGTGCCAACAACTCCAGCGCCTGCGCAGCAAGACAAGAAAAGGCCGGAAGCGGATGTGCCACGTGGACCAGTGCCGTCACTGCCGCGTGTACCGGCAGTCGCAGGAGGGGGTGGAGGGGCACCGGTGTCGCCGGTAACGGTGGCGGCTTCGGGTACGGGATCGTCGATGGATCATATGCCGATCGCGGCGGTGGAGCAACAAACGACAACAGCGACGAcgacaacaacagcaacaacaacgacGACGGCGACGGCGACAGTGACGGGGAAGAAGCGACCGTTAGAGCAGAGCAAACTGAACAAAACGTCGAACGGTGGTTTGTTACACGTGACAAAGCAGGATCCGAGTAACAACAGCTTCAAATCGACAAGTCCAAGCGATTCTTACACGAATAACAACAGGTTAGGGTCGATTCCCAACGGCCATCACAATTCTATTATTGCAGACAGCAACGACGTCACAATGGCCAAAGCAACGCTCGGTAAGCACCGGAACAATGGTAGTAGTAGCGCAAGCACCCCGGCAGGCAACAATAACAACAAAGGCGACGAAAGGAATGCTCCTGAGCAAGACGAGAATCGCCGAGagaatgaaatcgaaaatgaaGAGATCATTAACGAGCGGAATAGTCGTGACGACAACGATCTTACCatcaaaaataacaaaaacgaTATCACGAGAACTGACGTTTACGTACCGCTCACCAGCCCCGGTACTGATTACTGGCTTGCACGTAATCCCGTCGCTGATCAGGTATTCATCACAGACGTTACGGTCAATCTTAAAACCGTTACGATCAGGGAGTGCAAGACTGAAAAAGGATTCTTCCGGGAGAGGGATCCCAAAAGCGATATTTACTGA
- the LOC122409146 gene encoding polycomb group protein Pc-like isoform X3 yields MDLGDRVYAAERITKKREKRGKIEYFVKWKGWSKKHNTWEPEENILDMRLIELYEESQKGNDVTTRRPRRRDTRYSVLANLVVKEEPGGDERVGEDSQDESTTGSTVAPRLNPIVPDEDTVASSLDGHESPAPPELSASAFSIDSECSNSSVDIPLLPRPEPAGTKRKAEVLSKESGKIGVTITTSSPSSASGSPPPNKIPRLLPIKGTNPPAVSPPYLNKVNGRRPSSSSSVKSTPEEPSPAVPTTPAPAQQDKKRPEADVPRGPVPSLPRVPAVAGGGGGAPVSPVTVAASGTGSSMDHMPIAAVEQQTTTATTTTTATTTTTATATVTGKKRPLEQSKLNKTSNGGLLHVTKQDPSNNSFKSTSPSDSYTNNNRLGSIPNGHHNSIIADSNDVTMAKATLGKHRNNGSSSASTPAGNNNNKGDERNAPEQDENRRENEIENEEIINERNSRDDNDLTIKNNKNDITRTDVYVPLTSPGTDYWLARNPVADQVFITDVTVNLKTVTIRECKTEKGFFRERDPKSDIY; encoded by the exons ATGGATCTCGGCGACAGGGTTTATGCCGCTGAGcgaattacgaaaaaacgtgaaaaacga GGGAAAATCGAGTATTTCGTCAAATGGAAGGGTTGGAGCAAAAA ACACAACACATGGGAGCCAGAAGAGAATATACTGGACATGAGGCTAATAGAGCTGTACGAGGAAAGCCAAAAGGGAAACGATGTTACAACCAGGAGGCCGAGACGACGAGACACAAGATACAGT GTTTTGGCGAATTTGGTCGTGAAAGAAGAACCTGGTGGTGACGAGAGAGTCGGTGAGGATAGTCAAGATGAATCGACGACCGGGAGTACAGTGGCACCGCGATTAAATCCGATTGTGCCGGACGAAGACACGGTCGCTAGTTCCCTTGATGGTCACGAATCTCCAGCACCCCCGGAATTGTCAGCTTCGGCTTTCAGCATCGATTCCGAGTGTTCGAACAGCAGCGTTGATATTCCACTCCTACCAAGACCCGAGCCAGCTGGAACTAAAAGAAAAGCTGAAGTCCTCAGTAAAGAATCCGGCAAAATTGGCGTTACAATTACGACAAGTAGTCCAAGCAGCGCCAGTGGAAGTCCACCGCCCAATAAAATACCTCGTTTGCTTCCCATCAAGGGAACAAACCCTCCTGCCGTTTCACCACCTTACCTCAAC AAGGTAAACGGAAGAAGGCCCTCGTCGTCATCGAGCGTAAAATCAACGCCGGAGGAGCCATCGCCAGCGGTGCCAACAACTCCAGCGCCTGCGCAGCAAGACAAGAAAAGGCCGGAAGCGGATGTGCCACGTGGACCAGTGCCGTCACTGCCGCGTGTACCGGCAGTCGCAGGAGGGGGTGGAGGGGCACCGGTGTCGCCGGTAACGGTGGCGGCTTCGGGTACGGGATCGTCGATGGATCATATGCCGATCGCGGCGGTGGAGCAACAAACGACAACAGCGACGAcgacaacaacagcaacaacaacgacGACGGCGACGGCGACAGTGACGGGGAAGAAGCGACCGTTAGAGCAGAGCAAACTGAACAAAACGTCGAACGGTGGTTTGTTACACGTGACAAAGCAGGATCCGAGTAACAACAGCTTCAAATCGACAAGTCCAAGCGATTCTTACACGAATAACAACAGGTTAGGGTCGATTCCCAACGGCCATCACAATTCTATTATTGCAGACAGCAACGACGTCACAATGGCCAAAGCAACGCTCGGTAAGCACCGGAACAATGGTAGTAGTAGCGCAAGCACCCCGGCAGGCAACAATAACAACAAAGGCGACGAAAGGAATGCTCCTGAGCAAGACGAGAATCGCCGAGagaatgaaatcgaaaatgaaGAGATCATTAACGAGCGGAATAGTCGTGACGACAACGATCTTACCatcaaaaataacaaaaacgaTATCACGAGAACTGACGTTTACGTACCGCTCACCAGCCCCGGTACTGATTACTGGCTTGCACGTAATCCCGTCGCTGATCAGGTATTCATCACAGACGTTACGGTCAATCTTAAAACCGTTACGATCAGGGAGTGCAAGACTGAAAAAGGATTCTTCCGGGAGAGGGATCCCAAAAGCGATATTTACTGA
- the LOC122409146 gene encoding polycomb group protein Pc-like isoform X2, with product MDLGDRVYAAERITKKREKRGKIEYFVKWKGWSKKHNTWEPEENILDMRLIELYEESQKGNDVTTRRPRRRDTRYSEQVLANLVVKEEPGGDERVGEDSQDESTTGSTVAPRLNPIVPDEDTVASSLDGHESPAPPELSASAFSIDSECSNSSVDIPLLPRPEPAGTKRKAEVLSKESGKIGVTITTSSPSSASGSPPPNKIPRLLPIKGTNPPAVSPPYLNVNGRRPSSSSSVKSTPEEPSPAVPTTPAPAQQDKKRPEADVPRGPVPSLPRVPAVAGGGGGAPVSPVTVAASGTGSSMDHMPIAAVEQQTTTATTTTTATTTTTATATVTGKKRPLEQSKLNKTSNGGLLHVTKQDPSNNSFKSTSPSDSYTNNNRLGSIPNGHHNSIIADSNDVTMAKATLGKHRNNGSSSASTPAGNNNNKGDERNAPEQDENRRENEIENEEIINERNSRDDNDLTIKNNKNDITRTDVYVPLTSPGTDYWLARNPVADQVFITDVTVNLKTVTIRECKTEKGFFRERDPKSDIY from the exons ATGGATCTCGGCGACAGGGTTTATGCCGCTGAGcgaattacgaaaaaacgtgaaaaacga GGGAAAATCGAGTATTTCGTCAAATGGAAGGGTTGGAGCAAAAA ACACAACACATGGGAGCCAGAAGAGAATATACTGGACATGAGGCTAATAGAGCTGTACGAGGAAAGCCAAAAGGGAAACGATGTTACAACCAGGAGGCCGAGACGACGAGACACAAGATACAGT GAGCAGGTTTTGGCGAATTTGGTCGTGAAAGAAGAACCTGGTGGTGACGAGAGAGTCGGTGAGGATAGTCAAGATGAATCGACGACCGGGAGTACAGTGGCACCGCGATTAAATCCGATTGTGCCGGACGAAGACACGGTCGCTAGTTCCCTTGATGGTCACGAATCTCCAGCACCCCCGGAATTGTCAGCTTCGGCTTTCAGCATCGATTCCGAGTGTTCGAACAGCAGCGTTGATATTCCACTCCTACCAAGACCCGAGCCAGCTGGAACTAAAAGAAAAGCTGAAGTCCTCAGTAAAGAATCCGGCAAAATTGGCGTTACAATTACGACAAGTAGTCCAAGCAGCGCCAGTGGAAGTCCACCGCCCAATAAAATACCTCGTTTGCTTCCCATCAAGGGAACAAACCCTCCTGCCGTTTCACCACCTTACCTCAAC GTAAACGGAAGAAGGCCCTCGTCGTCATCGAGCGTAAAATCAACGCCGGAGGAGCCATCGCCAGCGGTGCCAACAACTCCAGCGCCTGCGCAGCAAGACAAGAAAAGGCCGGAAGCGGATGTGCCACGTGGACCAGTGCCGTCACTGCCGCGTGTACCGGCAGTCGCAGGAGGGGGTGGAGGGGCACCGGTGTCGCCGGTAACGGTGGCGGCTTCGGGTACGGGATCGTCGATGGATCATATGCCGATCGCGGCGGTGGAGCAACAAACGACAACAGCGACGAcgacaacaacagcaacaacaacgacGACGGCGACGGCGACAGTGACGGGGAAGAAGCGACCGTTAGAGCAGAGCAAACTGAACAAAACGTCGAACGGTGGTTTGTTACACGTGACAAAGCAGGATCCGAGTAACAACAGCTTCAAATCGACAAGTCCAAGCGATTCTTACACGAATAACAACAGGTTAGGGTCGATTCCCAACGGCCATCACAATTCTATTATTGCAGACAGCAACGACGTCACAATGGCCAAAGCAACGCTCGGTAAGCACCGGAACAATGGTAGTAGTAGCGCAAGCACCCCGGCAGGCAACAATAACAACAAAGGCGACGAAAGGAATGCTCCTGAGCAAGACGAGAATCGCCGAGagaatgaaatcgaaaatgaaGAGATCATTAACGAGCGGAATAGTCGTGACGACAACGATCTTACCatcaaaaataacaaaaacgaTATCACGAGAACTGACGTTTACGTACCGCTCACCAGCCCCGGTACTGATTACTGGCTTGCACGTAATCCCGTCGCTGATCAGGTATTCATCACAGACGTTACGGTCAATCTTAAAACCGTTACGATCAGGGAGTGCAAGACTGAAAAAGGATTCTTCCGGGAGAGGGATCCCAAAAGCGATATTTACTGA
- the LOC122410121 gene encoding ribosomal RNA processing protein 36 homolog, with protein sequence MEDGEISLEEDKDQSEIRQELSRMSFQDLEKLKEKLGSKVYNEAMFGKKRIAKELYKRENKNRPREMSSKKPVSRFYEISTTKKNIPRDPRFDGLCGTFNEKAFKNAYSFVSELKERDLKALRKQLNDTQDPKEIKKIKYLIQRLENQLREEKKCKELKKKDIEEKQEISEAIKQGEKPVFKKKSEKKILNLVSQYEDLKNSGKLKKHIQRLRKKNMKRDRKKFAVTDM encoded by the exons ATGGAGGACGGAGAAATATCTTTGGAAGAAGATAAAGATCAG AGTGAAATACGTCAAGAACTGTCACGCATGAGTTTTCAAGatcttgaaaagttgaaaGAGAAACTGGGCTCCAAAGTTTATAACGAAGCAATGTTTGGCAAAAAAAGGATAGCGAAGGAACTATACAagcgagaaaacaaaaacaggCCACGTGAAATGTCTTCCAAAAAGCCAGTTTCAAGGTTCTacgaaatttcaacaacaaaaaagaaTATACCCCGTGATCCAAGGTTTGATGGTTTATGCGGTACATTCAACGAAAAAGCTTTTAAAAATGCGTATAGCTTTGTCAGTGAACTCAAGGAGCGAGACCTCAAAGCTCTGAGGAAGCAATTGAACGACACCCAAGATCCTAAAGAGATCAAAAAGATTAAGTACTTGATACAGAGACTGGAAAATCAATTGAGAGAAGAGAAGAAGTGTAAGGAGCTGAAGAAAAAGGACATTGAggaaaaacaagaaatttcTGAAGCTATAAAGCAAGGAGAAAAACctgtatttaaaaagaaat ccgAGAAGAAGATACTGAATTTGGTATCGCAGTACGAAGATCTGAAGAATTCTggcaaactgaagaaacatataCAGCGattacggaaaaaaaatatgaagagagACCGGAAGAAATTTGCTGTTACAGATATGTAA